TCGCAAGGATTTTATTTAGAGATTCACGAAGACGTAAAATGTGACGTGCGCTAATTTCAATGTCAGTTGCTTGTCCTTGTGCACCTCCCATTGGTTGGTGAATCATTACTTCTGAGTTTGGTAGCGCAAAACGTTTACCTTTCGCTCCGGCACTGAGTAATACTGATCCCATTGAAGCTGCCATTCCAACACAGATAGTCGAGACATCTGGCTTGATGTGTTTCATGGTGTCGAGAATAGCAAGTCCTGCACTTACATGACCTCCGGGAGAGTTTATGTAGAGTGCGATGTCTGCCTTCGGGTCTTCAGATTGCAGAAAAAGAAGTTGCGCAATAATTAAGTTGGCAACATGGTCGTCGATACCACCACCTAGAAAGATTATACGTTCCTTAAGTAGACGAGAGTATATATCGTATGCACGTTCACCGTATTGGCCTTTCTCTATAACCATCGGTACGAGTTGTGCGCTTGGTGTGTTATTTTCATTGTTCATATTCGCGAAATATACCACGAGTCGGGCACAACTCAAACAAATACTCAATAAAGTAAACGCCTCAGTGACTGAGGCGTTTACTATTTCTGTGGCTTATTTACTGCTCCCAAAGGATTCAAAGTATTTGAATACCATTTCGTTGCGTTTTGTTGTTTCGGTGTAGATTCTAATGTTCTGTTCGTCTGCTTGTGGGTACGCCTGCTTTATGTGATCGACTTCTTTTTGAACGTCTTCTTCATCTGGAGTTATTTTTTGTTCTTTAGAGATGGTATTTAGTATGAGCTGCAATTTTCCGCGTTTTTCTGCCTCAGGTTCCCAGTCCTTATGCAGTTCTTCAATAGTTTTACCAACGTTCTTTAGGTAATCTTCAAGTTTTGTTCCAGTTTGTGCAACTTCTGACTCCATCTGCATTTGAATACGTTGTATTTCTTGGTCAACCAACAGTTTTGGCAATTCTATCTTTGAATCAGCAATAATTTTCTCAACAGTTTCGATACGTTTCTTTTCGATTCCGCGAAGTTTCTTTTCTTCGAGGATGTTTTCCTTAACTTTTGCTTCGAAGTCTGCGACAGTTTTAAAGTCACCAAGTTTCTGTACAAATTCTTCGTTTAATTCAGGTAGGTCTTCATCTTTTATTTCTTCTGGAACTTTTGGTTGATCAGTACCGTCACTTTTTTGTTTTTCGTACGCATCTACCTGTGCTCGCTGGCGACGGATATGATTAAGAGTCTCCGTTAACTCTTTATCGGTAACTTCAAACTTTTCTTCCTTACTGAATATACTTTTAGCTATTTTTGTATAATCAGCGAGCTTAATCTCAGGCATAACGGCAGTAGTGGCAGTAAATTCAAGGGGGTTACCAACTGCTAGTTTTGTAATCTGTATTTGAGGAGAACCAATAGCATCTA
This genomic stretch from Candidatus Kaiserbacteria bacterium harbors:
- the clpP gene encoding ATP-dependent Clp endopeptidase proteolytic subunit ClpP, with the protein product MNNENNTPSAQLVPMVIEKGQYGERAYDIYSRLLKERIIFLGGGIDDHVANLIIAQLLFLQSEDPKADIALYINSPGGHVSAGLAILDTMKHIKPDVSTICVGMAASMGSVLLSAGAKGKRFALPNSEVMIHQPMGGAQGQATDIEISARHILRLRESLNKILAKNTGQKLAQIDKDVDRDFFMTADEAKKYGIIDKVLA